GACAAAGTAAAAACGAAAGATCACGCTGCACAACTATTAGGATAAGAAAAGCCCCTATTTAGGGGCTTTTGTTTATACTTCTTCTTTTTTCTCCTCTAAAGTTCTTTTGGTAAACAGTTTTTTCTCTTTTATAATTTCTGCAATACCTTCCGGAAGCATCTCCTCCCAACCGTCTTCATCGTTCATAATTTTCTTTAGTACATCCCTGGAGAAAATGTGCATTATTTCCGGCTCGTAATCAATTATATCCATCACCTTTCCGTTGTATTTAAAGAATTTATAAAGTTCTTTCATTCTAGGGTGGACCTTAACGTTGTTACTGGTCATTACCTGACCCGTATCCGGATTTTTCATTGGATAGAGGTAGACCTGTAAATCCTTGAAGAACAATTTTCCAAAGGCTTCCAAGATTCCCCCACTTAAATGGCGATAATATTTCTCATCAAAAATGTCAATCAAGTTGTTGACCCCCATGGTAAGCCCAATTCTATTTTTGGTATAATTATTAAAATACTCTACCAGTTTGTAGTATTCCTGAAATTTAGAAATCATAACCGAATGGCCCAATGAGCACAAGAGTTCCGCACGGCCCATAAAGTCCTGTTCGTCAATCTCCCCAGATGCCTTAAGGTTGGACAGGGTTATTTCAAAAATAACTATGGTATTGTCTTGTTCCACTTGTGGGTCGCGAATAAAGATATCATATGATTTCTGGAACATATCCATATTCACTTTGGTCACCGGCCTAAAGCTTCCTCGTAAAGCCAGAATGTTCTTCTTGTAAAGAACCGCAGCAGGTAGTAAGTTATTTCCATCCGGCCCGAACATTACGGCATCCGTCATATCATTCCTGATCAGCTGAAGACTCATTAACCTATTATCCACTTCTTTAAAGCTTGGACCGTTAAAGTTTATCATATCAATCTCTACGGTATCCTTATCGATATGGTCATAGAGATATTTAAGCATTTTCTTGGGCCTATCATATTTGTAAAATGCACCATAGATTAGATTTACACCAAGAATGCCTAACGTCTCTTGCTGAAGTCGAGCTTCATTCTGCTTAAAGCGGATATGAAGTATAATTTCATCAAATTCTTTTTGTTTGGGGTCCAGTTGGTAACGTATACCCACCCATCCGTGACCTTTATAGCGCTTCGAAAAATCTATGGTGGCTACAGTATTGGCATAGGAAAAAAACAGTCTTTCAGGATGATTTTCCCTACTTATCCGCTCCTCCATCAAAGCCATTTCGTAGGATAACATCGTTTTTAGACGTGCCTGAGTAACATAGCGTCCATCTTTTTCAACTCCGTAAATGGCATCGCTAAAGTCTTTGTCATAGGCGCTCATGGCCTTGGCAATGGTACCTGAAGCTCCACCAGATCTAAAAAAATGACGTGCCGTCTCCTGTCCAGCGCCTATCTCCGCAAAGGTACCGTAGATGTCGGGGTTAAGATTGATTCGTAATGTTTTTGCCTTAATGGACGGAATGTTCTCGAAGGTAGGATCTCGCTTTAAAACTGAAGACATGTTTGTTTATTTGCTTTTAACAAATTTATAAATATCAAACCATCTAACCCCTTTTAGATGGAAAAATTTGCAATTAGTTCTGGCTTTCCTAATTTAAACAATTTTATTGCCATAATTCCTTATAGAAGGCATTTTAAGCTCATGCTCATATGGGATAAATTAGGGAAATAAGGGTTAAATTTGTCATCATGACAGAAGGCCTTAAAATTACATTTTTGGGAACAGGCACCTCCCAGGGAATACCCATTATCGGGAGTACTCATCCGGTGTGTTTGAGTGATGATCCTAGGGATAAAAGGCTTCGCGTATCTGTTCTATTGTCCTGGGATGATTATAATGTAGTTATTGACTGTGGACCTGATTTTAGACAGCAGATGTTGACCCATAATGTCTCTAAACTACATGGAATTCTTTTCACCCATGAGCATTCCGATCATACAGCGGGTATAGATGACATTAGACCTTATTTTTTTAGACAGGGAGATATACCCATTTATGCCCACGAGCGTGTTATACAATCGCTTAATAAAAGATTTGATTATATATTCGATACAAAAGATAGATACCCTGGAGCACCGGCAGTAGCTATCAATGAGGTAAAAAAAGAGAAGCCCTTCAGGTTATGCGAAAAAACGGTTATCCCAATTGAGGCCCATCACAATCGTTTACAGGTTTTTGGATATCGGATAGGGGATTTTACCTATCTAACGGATGTGAAGTTCATAGAACCTAAAGAATTAGAAAAAATAATGGGCTCCAAAATTTTGGTGGTCAATGCCTTACGGATAGAGCCTCATCACTCTCATTTTAACTTAGAGGAAGCTTTGTCTTTTGTAGCCCGGATAAAGCCCGAGAAAGCATATTTTACCCACATTAGCCATTTGTTAGGATTTCACGCAGAAGTAGAACAAAACCTTCCGGAAAATGTACATTTGGCCTATGATAATTTAATCATAAACTTATAATTCATGAAGAATAGGATTTTTTTGTACTTGTTTATTTTCACAGGGCTCATATGCCTTTATCTATTTGTCAGTAGTGGAAAAATGGCAGAAGCCAATTATACCACTATTCAAAAATTAAAGGAAGAGGTTAAGTCGCTAAACGATTCACTTCAAGATGCTCGACTCAAAGTATTGGAAATGCAATATTTTTCGCTGGAGAACAATGACGATGCCTTGGCTTACTATGACCACTTAGAAATTAAAAACCCTTCAGCCTATATTTCGGATAAGCTTTTGGAAACCAATGAATCTAAAGGTGACAACCCACTCGTGCCTTATGAGGGAATGCAAAACGACTTTAAAATCAATAAAATTAAGGTGTTAAACCATAAATGGATTTTAGCCGATTTTTCGGACGGTAAATACTGGGGAGAATTACTTATCAAATATGAATTAAAGGATGATTTGGGAGTGGATTTCACACTAATTGACCACTTGCTCTATACAAGAAGTAATTAGATTTTTTCCTGTAACCAGCGTTGAAGGGAATAGAAATTCTGTGGTGCAACTCCATGTCCAGCAGGGAACTCTTGGTATGAATGGCTTATACCAAGTTTTTTGAGAAACGTTGGGGCCCGCTGTGCCCATTCAACGGGAATCACCTGGTCTACTTGACCGTGTGAAATATATATTTGAAGTGAGCTGAAATCCTTTTTCTCAAATCCATCCACTAAAATCTTTTCATTGATATAACCACTAAGGGCTACTACATTCTTTACTTTCTCCGGATAGGATAGCGCCACCGCATAACTTAATATTGTACCCTGACTAAAACCTAGCAGGTTAATATTTTCCTTGTCCAAATAATAGGCATCGCAGGATTCATCCATAAATTTCACGATTTTTTCTCTAGAATCTATAGCCTGTTCGTCATCGCTCCATTTGCCATAATCGGCATCAAAATTAATGGCATACCAAGCATACCCCATAGACTGCAATGCATAGGGAGCCCTCAAGGATATAATGCAAAATGCTGCAGGCAACTCAGCCGCAAAAGAAAAAAGGTCATCCTCGTTGCTACCGTATCCATGTAGCATGAAAAGAACCGGAGGCTTTTTGTCCGTGATGTTGGATGGACGAACAATATGTTCTAGGGAGAGTGGGGCAGTGGTCATATTTCGTTTATTGAATAAAGGTGAACCATTTTTGAAAATAAGGTCCAAGTACGGGTACTGACTGTTCCTTATTGCTAAGGGCGCCTAGAAAACCATATATCCATAATACAAAGTAAAAAATGTAGAGGCCATAAAAGGCATATTCATTAAACCATTGGCTTAAAAACAAGGCGAATCCTATAAAAACAATGTGTAGGCCGAATGCCTGCCTTGTATGGAAACGCGCAAATGCATATTTGGGTTCGGCGTTCATGGAAATGGCAATCAATGCCCCGACAATAGTAAAATAAGCTACAATGGCAGTCGTTTTTCCTTCCAGGTCTCTTTCCTTCATCACTTAAAAATTAAGTACTGCACTATTGTTAGCTAGACTACCGAGCACCTTTCCTTTTAAGGACCTGCCCAAGAAAAGACTATTCTTTGAAGTGCTGCTGATATCATCTTCGGAAAATTGATATTCAGCAGAGGGGTCGAAGAGGGTTAACGAGGCTTTTTCTCCTTCTTTCAAAAAGGATTCTTCCAAATCAAATGATGATCTTCCCTTCGTTAACAAGGCTATGGTTTTTTCAAGGTCCAACACCGTATTTAACGCTCCGAACATGCTTTCCAAGCCGATAGTCCCATATTCGGCATTATCAAACTCCACTTGTTTAAGTTCAATGTTCAAAGGTCTATGGTCGGAGGTAACGAAATCTATTGTTCCGTTCGTCAATCCCTTTATAAGTTCCTTGGTATCTGAACCTGTTCGTAGCGGTGGTAAAACCTTGTAGCTGGTATCAAAATTTTCTAACACATGGTCTTCAAGCACTAAATTGTGAACTGCTACGCTACAAGTAACCTGCAACCCTTTCTTTTTGGCATCAGCGATAAGCTTCACCGATTTTGCCGAGGAGATAGTCGGGATATGTAATTTTCCGCCGGTATATTCCAATATGTTCAAATCTCGGGCCACTTGAATATCTTCGGCTAAAGCTGGGATTCCTTTTAAACCTAATTTTGTACTGACAACACCCTCGTTCACGATTCCCTTTCCAGTAATATTTTTATCCAACGGGAATGAGAATACGGTTCCTTCAAAATTATCCGCATATTGCAGGGCAATTTTGAGAAGGTTGGAGTTGTGGACTGCTACCTTGTAATCATAAAACCCCACTGCCCCGGCATTTTTCATGTCGTACATTTCTGCTAAAGACTCTCCTTCACCCTTTACCGTAAGACTGCCTATTGGGTGCAATCTAGTCAATGCCCCTTTAGCGGCATTCCTTAGAAAAATAATGTCCGAACTACTATCTGGAACAGGGTAACTTGTAGGGTTGAGCAATACATCGGTAAAACCGCTTTTGGCAGCAACTTGTAAACCATTTTTTATGGTCTCGCGTTCCTCGTAACCTGGTTCTCCGAAACTAACTCCGGTATCAAACCAACCGACGGACACATGGAGATTTTTATGGGATATTACCTTCGTTTTAGTTGAGGGGTCTATAGTCTGTGCAATTTTATCGATTACACCATTTTTGATTAATATATCCCGCTTTTTAAGGTGAATATCTTTGGTAGAGGCATTTACAATTTTAACCGATTTTAGGAGTATATTCATTTGCCTACGTACTTGTTCTTAGTCTAATTACTTAAAAAATCGTTGCAAAAGTGTTTCAATCAAAACGAACAGCAATGCTAAAATAGCAAACCATTTCCAAAATTCGTTTACCATACTGGCTTTTTGCCTTTCCTCGAAAAAATCGGAAACAGATTCTTGTAAACTTACACCCTCAATTTGCGATATATCCAAATAATTCAAAACACTTTCTTTTCTGTCATAATTAAAACTGATATTCCTTAGAAATTTGTCGTTGCTACTAATAGAGTAAATACCATGACTTGTGGGATTTTCCTCAAATGACAAACTAACCTTTTTAGGAAGTAAACGCTGTTGCGGAATAAACTCTTTATCCCCTTTAGATACCTTTAAGGTATTGTCCTTTGGTAAAACAACCGGAATATCTATTTCTTCTCCCGCTCCTAAAATCGCATATAATTGAGGGAGTTTTAAACTGATTACCGCCATATTGTAAAAAGTTGGTACTATTAAAGGAGAATTTTTGAAAGTAGAATTCTCGCTGGTGAGGGATGCGCTGAAAAAATAGGTATTGTTTGTTCCTATTAGAAATGGGGCCTGGTTCTGTAATAAAAGTGCGGATGGAGCAGTAGAGCTTACCGTGTAATAACTGGATACTTTTGGATACTGAAAATTGGAGACGTTCTTCTCAAAAACATTTTGGAAAATTGGATGTCTGAACGCGACTTGCGAAATATTTACTTCCTGATTTACATTTTCCAAATATGTAACGTTCGCATATCTTGAAGTAAAACTATTATACGAATTAATGTTGATGTTAGTACTGGGAATAATTGCCAGACTTCCACCCTCAGTAGTAAAAGATGTTAACGCCGTTGCTAATGCTGTTGGAATGGACTCTAGTTCGTTTAGAATAATTAGGTTTTGTGACTCAATGATTCCATAATTTAATTGGTTTAAGTTGAAGTTAGAATAGACGAATTCGTCACCATTGTACAAACGTTTTAAATAAGAATTATCTACGGAACCTATGGAAAGCACCTTAATTCTGTCCTTCTCGCCAATATTGAAATAGAATTCATTATCGTAGGCTAGACCGGTGTCGGAGATGACCAACTTACCATTGATGGATTGATTTGCGGGTATTGAAAAATTGACCTGTGCGTTGTTGTTTTTATCGAATTTAGCGGAGGTCTTCGCAATCAATTTATTTTCGTTATATAGTGAAACCGGTATAGTTTCCATGATCGAGCTACTAGAGATATTTGCAACAAGTTCAATAGTTTCTTGATTCATTTTCCCCAAGTATATAGTATCGATTGATGCGTTCTGCAACTCCTCTCCTCCGGGCTTAATAAGGTAGATTGACGTATCCTTGTCGGTTGAATTGCTTAGCGACCCCATTCGATCTTGAAAATCCGAAATTATGATAAGATTCTTCTGGGTACTGGCGTCCGAACTGTGGTACGTTTTGCCCCTTAAAATTATTTCCTCCAAGGTCAGTTGAGTAGTACTTGCCGATAACTCCAAAAGGGAATTTTGAATGTCCTTGATTTCTACATTTTCGAACACATCATCGTTGGTGAATAAGGTGAAAATTTGCTCTTCTGGAATATTCTTTAAGAAATCTTGAACCGTGTTCTGCAATAAAGTACCGTTTTCACTTACGGCCTGCATACTGAAAGAATTATCCAAGTAAAATACATTTTCCTTTGGCTGTAAGGCTAAATCGTTTGCACTAAAAGGTTGAGCAAAGGCCAAAACCAATCCAGCCAACAGGCCCAATCTTGTAAATAGTATAAGCCATTTTTTTATGGTGCTACTTTTTCGTGATTCCGAAACTACCTTTTTTAGCAATTTCACATTTGTGAAGGGCGTTTTTTTGAATCTACGGAGCTGGAATAGGTGAATTATTATGGGAATCAGTAGAAGAAGAAGGGCCCAAAGAATTTCTGGATATTTAAACTGCATTCCTATTTTTGATTGTGTAAAGTTAAACAATTCAACTCTCAAAGTTCAAGGTTTAAAATCAAATGTTCCTTAAATTATGAACCTATTTTGAGGTAGGAGATACTCAACAAAAGAAAAAATAATCTTCCATATTTTTTTTGTTAAGTGTCATAAAATAGTCCCTAATTTGTTCTTGTGCTTTGCTATTGGCCACTGTAACGATAGTCTGCGGATTTTCAAGTTTTTTTAGTGCATTGAAGTGGTACAACTTTTGTCCATAGATTTCTTTTCCTATTTTATTCGGGTTGTCACAAATCCAATGAAAGTGTATGTCTTTTTTTACAAGTAGTTTAGCTATGGTTTTACCCTTATTACCTGCTCCCCACAAAGTCAATGGTCGCTTGGGATTCCAGTCTAGTTTTAAAAAATAATGGAGTTTTATATCTAAAAAATAGTTCTGCGCATAGTGTTCACTCGTACGGGATGTCCGGGTTTCGTAATCTCGCCAATAGAGTAATACTCCATCGCATGGTATACAGGTTAAATTGTTTTCGTAAAACCGGAACGCAAGGTCATAGTCCTCTGGATATCGGTCGGATTGGAATGCTCCACAACGTTCAAAATCTTCTCTTTGTATCATCCAACAAGGTGAGGGGATAACACATTCCTTATATATTTCTGAGAAGTTATTGCCTTTACATGTGAGTTTGTTGAGCCATTTCTCATAGCGGTCATATCCGTTACTGATTCCCCTGGCAGAAAAGTATTTTACTTGACCTATAGCCAAATGGCCTTTTCCGCGTTCCTTAAGGGCGGCAACCATGTGTTCCAAACGTTGGGATGCCATTAAGTCATCGGAATCCATTCTTGTTACGAATTCGCCATGGCTCAATTCATAGGCTGTTCTTAAAGCTTCAATTATTCCTGTTCCCCTATTGTTTAGAACCTGTATGCGCTCATCTTTTATTGCATAATCCTGCATGATTTCCAGACTGTCGTCTGTAGAACCGTCATCCACGGCAATAATTTCCCACTGAGAAAGAGTTTGCTCCATAATGGAATTAATGCACTCTGGTAGATACGGAGCTGTATTTTTAAATGGAATTAAAATACTTACCTGTGGTTGACCCATCATTGTATTTTTGAATCTGAAAAATTACTAGGTATTTACTTAAAGAACAATGTTTAGTGGGAATTAGTTTCATAGATTATTCTTCACGAATTAATTTAAGTAAAACTCTTTAATACATAGAAAATCCTTTCTATATTTGCACCCGCGTTAGGAGAAATGGCAGAGTGGTCGAATGCGGCAGTCTTGAAAACTGTTGAGGGTCACACCTCCGGGGGTTCGAATCCCTCTTTCTCCGCATATGTTTAAACCCGATTTCTATCAGAAATCGGGTTTTCATTTATTTATTTTTTTGCTGACAATAATGGCCGTTACTCCAGAATTTCAAGATACTTCAACCTTGCTGGGCAAAACGCCAAATTTCTCCTTAAAGCTTTTGGTGAAATACGACATATTGGTATATCCTACTGAATAGGCAACCTCCGACACCGAACCTACATTTTGGGAAAGCATAGTTTTTGCTGTGTTCAGCCGAATTTCGTTGACCAATTGCCCTGCACTTTTATTGGTCAAAGCTTTCAACTTCCGATGCAATTGCGCCCTGCTAAAGCCGACTTTTGAGGCGATGTCTTCTACGGATAGCAGCTCATTGTCGATATTCTCTTTGATAAACTTCACCACTTTCTGTAAAAATTTATCATCTACCGAGCTAAGGTTCAAATCGGGAATAGTACTTAAATCAAGGGATTTAAAATGCTCCCAAATCTTCTTACGGGCCTCGACTAAGTTTTTTGTGCGCAACAGCAGTTCATCGGCATCAAAAGGTTTGGTCAGGTAGGCATCGGCTCCTTGGGTCAAACCGGCCATTTTGTTAGATTGCCCGGCTTTGGCAGTCAAAAGCATCACGGGTATATGGCTCGTCTTTATGTTGTTTTTTAAAACACTGCAAAGCTCGTATCCGTCCTTTTTGGGCATCATCACATCACTGATGACCAAATCAGGAATATGCTCAAAGGCCATACGCTCACCTTGAAGGCCATCATTGGCAGTGATTACCTTGTATTGGACAGTTAAAATTTCAGCAATAAAGTTTTGCAGGTCAGGATTGTCCTCCACCAATAATACCACCTCTTCATGAGAAAGTTGAGGTTTGGTTTTTCCATTGACAACCTCAGTAGGACTAATAGAAGATTCCTCAACTTTTTGTAGCAGGGCAGGCTCCTTATCCAAGTGAATGGCCTCGGGCAAATCTTTCAAAGTGATGGGAAGCCGCACCTTGAAGATGGTTCCCCGTCCTTTCTCACTATGTACGTTGATT
This sequence is a window from Maribacter aestuarii. Protein-coding genes within it:
- a CDS encoding glycosyltransferase, which produces MGQPQVSILIPFKNTAPYLPECINSIMEQTLSQWEIIAVDDGSTDDSLEIMQDYAIKDERIQVLNNRGTGIIEALRTAYELSHGEFVTRMDSDDLMASQRLEHMVAALKERGKGHLAIGQVKYFSARGISNGYDRYEKWLNKLTCKGNNFSEIYKECVIPSPCWMIQREDFERCGAFQSDRYPEDYDLAFRFYENNLTCIPCDGVLLYWRDYETRTSRTSEHYAQNYFLDIKLHYFLKLDWNPKRPLTLWGAGNKGKTIAKLLVKKDIHFHWICDNPNKIGKEIYGQKLYHFNALKKLENPQTIVTVANSKAQEQIRDYFMTLNKKNMEDYFFFC
- a CDS encoding BatA domain-containing protein translates to MQFKYPEILWALLLLLIPIIIHLFQLRRFKKTPFTNVKLLKKVVSESRKSSTIKKWLILFTRLGLLAGLVLAFAQPFSANDLALQPKENVFYLDNSFSMQAVSENGTLLQNTVQDFLKNIPEEQIFTLFTNDDVFENVEIKDIQNSLLELSASTTQLTLEEIILRGKTYHSSDASTQKNLIIISDFQDRMGSLSNSTDKDTSIYLIKPGGEELQNASIDTIYLGKMNQETIELVANISSSSIMETIPVSLYNENKLIAKTSAKFDKNNNAQVNFSIPANQSINGKLVISDTGLAYDNEFYFNIGEKDRIKVLSIGSVDNSYLKRLYNGDEFVYSNFNLNQLNYGIIESQNLIILNELESIPTALATALTSFTTEGGSLAIIPSTNININSYNSFTSRYANVTYLENVNQEVNISQVAFRHPIFQNVFEKNVSNFQYPKVSSYYTVSSTAPSALLLQNQAPFLIGTNNTYFFSASLTSENSTFKNSPLIVPTFYNMAVISLKLPQLYAILGAGEEIDIPVVLPKDNTLKVSKGDKEFIPQQRLLPKKVSLSFEENPTSHGIYSISSNDKFLRNISFNYDRKESVLNYLDISQIEGVSLQESVSDFFEERQKASMVNEFWKWFAILALLFVLIETLLQRFFK
- a CDS encoding MBL fold metallo-hydrolase, which translates into the protein MTEGLKITFLGTGTSQGIPIIGSTHPVCLSDDPRDKRLRVSVLLSWDDYNVVIDCGPDFRQQMLTHNVSKLHGILFTHEHSDHTAGIDDIRPYFFRQGDIPIYAHERVIQSLNKRFDYIFDTKDRYPGAPAVAINEVKKEKPFRLCEKTVIPIEAHHNRLQVFGYRIGDFTYLTDVKFIEPKELEKIMGSKILVVNALRIEPHHSHFNLEEALSFVARIKPEKAYFTHISHLLGFHAEVEQNLPENVHLAYDNLIINL
- a CDS encoding dihydroorotase, which gives rise to MNILLKSVKIVNASTKDIHLKKRDILIKNGVIDKIAQTIDPSTKTKVISHKNLHVSVGWFDTGVSFGEPGYEERETIKNGLQVAAKSGFTDVLLNPTSYPVPDSSSDIIFLRNAAKGALTRLHPIGSLTVKGEGESLAEMYDMKNAGAVGFYDYKVAVHNSNLLKIALQYADNFEGTVFSFPLDKNITGKGIVNEGVVSTKLGLKGIPALAEDIQVARDLNILEYTGGKLHIPTISSAKSVKLIADAKKKGLQVTCSVAVHNLVLEDHVLENFDTSYKVLPPLRTGSDTKELIKGLTNGTIDFVTSDHRPLNIELKQVEFDNAEYGTIGLESMFGALNTVLDLEKTIALLTKGRSSFDLEESFLKEGEKASLTLFDPSAEYQFSEDDISSTSKNSLFLGRSLKGKVLGSLANNSAVLNF
- a CDS encoding TonB-dependent receptor, translating into MSSVLKRDPTFENIPSIKAKTLRINLNPDIYGTFAEIGAGQETARHFFRSGGASGTIAKAMSAYDKDFSDAIYGVEKDGRYVTQARLKTMLSYEMALMEERISRENHPERLFFSYANTVATIDFSKRYKGHGWVGIRYQLDPKQKEFDEIILHIRFKQNEARLQQETLGILGVNLIYGAFYKYDRPKKMLKYLYDHIDKDTVEIDMINFNGPSFKEVDNRLMSLQLIRNDMTDAVMFGPDGNNLLPAAVLYKKNILALRGSFRPVTKVNMDMFQKSYDIFIRDPQVEQDNTIVIFEITLSNLKASGEIDEQDFMGRAELLCSLGHSVMISKFQEYYKLVEYFNNYTKNRIGLTMGVNNLIDIFDEKYYRHLSGGILEAFGKLFFKDLQVYLYPMKNPDTGQVMTSNNVKVHPRMKELYKFFKYNGKVMDIIDYEPEIMHIFSRDVLKKIMNDEDGWEEMLPEGIAEIIKEKKLFTKRTLEEKKEEV
- a CDS encoding hydrolase gives rise to the protein MKNRIFLYLFIFTGLICLYLFVSSGKMAEANYTTIQKLKEEVKSLNDSLQDARLKVLEMQYFSLENNDDALAYYDHLEIKNPSAYISDKLLETNESKGDNPLVPYEGMQNDFKINKIKVLNHKWILADFSDGKYWGELLIKYELKDDLGVDFTLIDHLLYTRSN
- a CDS encoding alpha/beta hydrolase produces the protein MTTAPLSLEHIVRPSNITDKKPPVLFMLHGYGSNEDDLFSFAAELPAAFCIISLRAPYALQSMGYAWYAINFDADYGKWSDDEQAIDSREKIVKFMDESCDAYYLDKENINLLGFSQGTILSYAVALSYPEKVKNVVALSGYINEKILVDGFEKKDFSSLQIYISHGQVDQVIPVEWAQRAPTFLKKLGISHSYQEFPAGHGVAPQNFYSLQRWLQEKI